The DNA window TACGTCCTGCCAGGACGCAAGGCGATCCGCTACGGTGTGGCGGTGGGCGAGGAGGCGCAGGCCTGGTCCGGTGTCGCTACGGTCGGCCGTAGGGCTGAGTGGCCTGACTGGATCCCGACGCCGGAGATTCAGGCGCGACTCGGCCCCTACCCGGCACGCGTGCCCGGAGGTCCGGCCAATCCGCTGGGCGCGCGGGCGCTCTATCTCTACGAGCACAACAAGGACACCCTGTACCGCATCCACGGCACCAATCAGCCGGAATATATCGGCCACGCTGTATCATCCGGCTGTATTCGCATGACCAACGAAGATGTCATCGATCTCTTTGATCGGGTGAAGATGGGAACGACCGTGGTGGTCCTCGCGCCGGGTCAGAGCGGATGGGTCGGGTCCATGGCAGGGCCTCGCAGCTGATCGGGGCGCTGGGGGCGGCCGCCCTGAGACTCAGGGATGGCGT is part of the Bradyrhizobium erythrophlei genome and encodes:
- a CDS encoding L,D-transpeptidase, translated to MPRSGSALLLVGLLGFVLGGCMQSTLDPSSGASFTQRDRELLAHPPYAQASISETYRRHIVDYSRREAPGTILVDTDERYLYYVLPGRKAIRYGVAVGEEAQAWSGVATVGRRAEWPDWIPTPEIQARLGPYPARVPGGPANPLGARALYLYEHNKDTLYRIHGTNQPEYIGHAVSSGCIRMTNEDVIDLFDRVKMGTTVVVLAPGQSGWVGSMAGPRS